One Rhinoderma darwinii isolate aRhiDar2 chromosome 6, aRhiDar2.hap1, whole genome shotgun sequence DNA window includes the following coding sequences:
- the RAMP1 gene encoding receptor activity-modifying protein 1 isoform X2, which yields MAFAECDKEIYATLLNNFCLLEFELKMEDLDVKLWCDWQATDEIYTEVTNCTTLLAYHQNCYWPNHKVDKFFIGIHKKYFKNCALTGRLPADPPLPILCSLIFIPVLITLLMTGLVVWRSKRSEGIV from the exons ATGGCTTTTGCGGAATGTGACAAGGAGATTTATGCAACCCTTCTGAATAATTTTTGTCTGCTAGAATTCGAGTTAAAGATGGAAGACTTGGATGTGAAGCTGTGGTGCGACTGGCAGGCAACAGATGA GATCTACACTGAAGTCACAAACTGTACTACTCTGCTGGCTTACCATCAGAACTGCTATTGGCCAAACCACAAAGTGGATAAATTCTTTATAGGTATTCATAAGAAGTATTTCAAGAACTGTGCCCTGACTGGCAGGCTGCCCGCTGACCCTCCACTGCCCATCCTATGCTCTCTCATCTTTATTCCTGTCCTTATTACACTTCTTATGACGGGGTTGGTTGTATGGAGAAGCAAGAGAAGTGAAGGAATTGTTTGA